Proteins encoded by one window of Methermicoccus shengliensis DSM 18856:
- a CDS encoding PEGA domain-containing protein — protein sequence MKSWVACSIASLIVLAVLVSGCAETPQIEKPTVTVDSVSVKNVAPRALDLEVRVIVSNPNSIGAHLTKVVFDIYYLKNGEQKYLGHGELRDVDIRSQGDTTITVPITVDNSRAIAGLRELAKSGAVKIKVSGSAYLDLKATTLEIPFEKTKEVSLALTAPEQSPTTAATSPTATTTATPTPTPTGSIYVSSSPSGASIYIDGIYQGTTPKTISNLNAGMYTLRLSKDGYEEHTERVIVEAGRTATVSVSLSPIPTPTPTTTTTPTPTETATPTPTPAETTREKLFLQVSPSPAKVGQTVEITVSVDGEPVPDAYVGYVDVVNLTVGLTAAYLTESPEVAVSAIKSSGKIAGTTDANGKIEITFDKRGEYIIATWKPPETWRRPIIEYVPSATALTVRRL from the coding sequence ATGAAAAGCTGGGTTGCTTGCTCAATTGCTTCATTGATAGTGTTAGCGGTTTTAGTAAGTGGCTGTGCTGAAACGCCCCAAATTGAGAAGCCAACGGTTACGGTTGACAGTGTGAGTGTGAAAAACGTCGCACCTCGGGCTTTGGATTTAGAGGTTCGTGTTATAGTGAGCAATCCGAATTCTATAGGAGCTCACCTCACAAAAGTTGTGTTCGATATTTACTACCTGAAGAATGGTGAGCAGAAGTATCTGGGTCATGGAGAGTTACGAGACGTGGATATAAGGAGTCAGGGAGACACGACGATAACTGTTCCCATAACTGTGGACAATTCCAGAGCTATCGCTGGACTACGTGAACTGGCAAAATCAGGGGCGGTTAAGATAAAGGTAAGCGGCTCTGCATACCTCGACTTGAAGGCAACTACATTGGAAATACCATTTGAAAAAACGAAAGAGGTATCATTGGCTCTCACTGCACCTGAGCAAAGCCCGACAACAGCAGCTACAAGTCCAACGGCAACTACCACTGCAACCCCCACACCTACACCCACAGGCTCCATTTATGTCTCGTCATCTCCCTCTGGAGCCAGCATATACATCGATGGCATCTATCAAGGCACCACTCCCAAGACCATATCCAACTTGAATGCTGGTATGTACACACTGAGGCTGTCCAAGGATGGATATGAGGAGCACACGGAGCGTGTGATAGTGGAGGCTGGAAGGACTGCCACTGTAAGTGTGAGCCTTTCTCCTATACCCACCCCAACGCCAACTACTACGACGACTCCTACGCCAACAGAGACAGCGACACCTACACCAACACCAGCAGAGACTACCAGAGAAAAGCTCTTCCTTCAAGTCTCGCCGAGCCCAGCCAAGGTCGGACAGACAGTTGAAATCACTGTGAGCGTCGATGGAGAGCCCGTCCCCGATGCTTACGTTGGGTATGTTGATGTGGTTAATTTAACCGTTGGGCTTACTGCGGCTTATCTAACTGAAAGCCCAGAGGTTGCTGTGAGCGCGATAAAATCGTCAGGAAAGATAGCGGGCACAACAGACGCTAACGGGAAAATTGAGATTACATTCGACAAGCGAGGGGAGTATATCATAGCAACGTGGAAGCCACCAGAAACGTGGAGGCGTCCGATTATTGAATACGTGCCCTCAGCCACGGCTTTAACAGTCAGACGGCTGTGA
- a CDS encoding B12-binding domain-containing radical SAM protein — protein sequence MKVALVNPPRFGGIPVIREDRCEITDRGSLVPPYSLIQIAAQLKEHQLIVIDANGMNMSHEQLRKRLEAFCPDVVVFRFTPTTFDNDMEVAKIAKQLREDTLTIGMCWTLRQFAERVLRERPELDIYVVGDYEVVVSRLLEVLEQGGDVRKVEGVAFFEDGEFVITPSCHAAFDYDSLPMPAYEYLPPLSTYHINTRHGSPFTIMYTSKGCPYNCIYCTVRRTVWKGRSAQSILDEIRYLKEHHGIRTISFFDETFTFDRERVVELCEGLCEEGLNIRWYCNTRVDHVDAELLRLMRRAGCRGMSFGAESGSDEILKRAKKGATAEQTERAVRLARAAGIKTYLSFMFGLPGESWDTVHETIEFVGRVLPNGAQFNIAVPYPSTELYEHALEKGYIPRELDWRQLFQHRSVMRTEHMSQEELEQARRLAYRSLYFNPRWILSNVLFVLREPTEAPLAVKYYLKSLKNLLVHNMEHAH from the coding sequence ATGAAGGTTGCCCTCGTGAACCCGCCAAGATTTGGTGGAATTCCCGTCATCAGGGAGGACAGATGTGAAATCACCGATAGGGGCTCCCTTGTCCCCCCATACAGCCTTATCCAGATAGCAGCCCAGCTCAAAGAGCACCAGCTCATCGTGATAGATGCCAATGGTATGAATATGAGCCACGAGCAGCTCAGGAAGCGTCTTGAGGCATTTTGTCCAGATGTGGTGGTGTTCAGGTTCACCCCCACCACGTTTGACAATGACATGGAGGTTGCGAAAATCGCAAAGCAGCTGAGAGAGGATACGCTCACCATAGGCATGTGCTGGACGCTCAGGCAGTTTGCAGAGCGCGTCCTCAGGGAGAGACCCGAGCTGGACATCTACGTTGTGGGTGACTATGAGGTGGTGGTCAGCAGGCTTTTGGAGGTGCTCGAGCAGGGTGGTGATGTGCGAAAGGTGGAGGGGGTGGCGTTTTTCGAGGATGGAGAGTTCGTCATCACTCCCTCGTGCCATGCCGCGTTCGATTACGATTCCCTTCCCATGCCTGCATACGAATACCTCCCTCCCCTGTCCACCTACCACATCAACACCCGCCACGGCTCGCCCTTCACCATCATGTACACCAGCAAGGGCTGCCCGTACAACTGCATATACTGTACCGTGAGAAGGACTGTGTGGAAGGGAAGGAGTGCCCAGAGCATCCTCGATGAGATTCGCTACCTGAAGGAGCATCACGGCATCCGCACCATCTCGTTCTTTGATGAGACGTTCACGTTCGACCGCGAGCGCGTGGTCGAGCTGTGCGAGGGGCTGTGTGAGGAGGGGCTGAACATCAGGTGGTACTGCAACACCCGTGTGGATCACGTGGATGCCGAGCTTTTAAGGCTGATGCGAAGGGCTGGCTGTCGGGGAATGTCCTTTGGGGCAGAGTCTGGCAGCGACGAGATTCTCAAAAGGGCGAAGAAGGGCGCCACAGCGGAGCAGACCGAGAGGGCGGTGAGGCTGGCAAGGGCAGCCGGCATCAAGACGTACCTCAGCTTCATGTTTGGGCTTCCCGGCGAGAGCTGGGATACCGTGCATGAGACGATAGAGTTCGTGGGAAGGGTGCTTCCCAATGGTGCCCAGTTCAACATCGCTGTACCCTACCCGAGCACTGAGCTGTACGAGCATGCGCTTGAGAAAGGGTACATCCCGCGGGAGCTGGACTGGAGGCAGCTCTTTCAGCACCGCTCGGTGATGAGAACTGAGCACATGAGCCAGGAGGAGCTGGAGCAGGCACGAAGGCTTGCCTACCGCTCCCTCTACTTCAACCCGAGATGGATACTCAGCAACGTGCTGTTCGTGCTGAGGGAGCCCACCGAGGCGCCGCTTGCCGTGAAGTACTATCTGAAGTCACTCAAGAACCTGCTCGTGCACAACATGGAGCATGCACACTGA
- a CDS encoding Lrp/AsnC family transcriptional regulator has translation MNLSSNEKRVMKLLLANGRATDTEISRQIGLSTTGVGKIRKKLEARGLIERYGLELDIEALGLAVLTVVRYRVLSKAWQKHGERVNDILASSPNCVACIRLHGGNATHLVAYVFSDIRSAEDYLSAVQSELCDYLEVREVCHLLVHDVLKNDTSGLVASALDMEGEA, from the coding sequence ATGAACCTTTCTTCCAATGAAAAAAGAGTCATGAAACTGTTGTTAGCCAATGGAAGGGCCACGGACACTGAGATCAGCCGTCAGATTGGACTTTCCACAACGGGTGTGGGAAAGATAAGGAAGAAGCTCGAGGCAAGGGGGCTCATAGAGAGATATGGACTGGAGCTTGATATCGAGGCGTTGGGACTTGCCGTGCTGACAGTGGTGCGCTACAGAGTTCTGAGCAAAGCATGGCAGAAGCATGGCGAGCGCGTTAATGATATCCTCGCCTCATCTCCCAACTGTGTGGCGTGCATACGGCTTCATGGCGGAAATGCCACCCACCTGGTGGCATACGTGTTCAGCGACATACGCTCTGCCGAAGACTACCTAAGCGCCGTGCAGAGTGAGCTGTGCGACTACCTCGAGGTGAGAGAGGTGTGCCACCTGCTCGTTCACGATGTGCTCAAGAACGACACATCGGGTCTGGTGGCATCTGCTCTTGATATGGAGGGAGAGGCATGA
- a CDS encoding Lrp/AsnC family transcriptional regulator — protein sequence MMLSENERKVLQELIINSRATDTEVSSRTGISTTGVGKIRKKLENSRLIRRYVPHLSLEKLGFESIVLLVLRIEDTEDALSLFDSPNLISALRLCTSERTHLALYAFKDTMQASHFVHSLRRENYGTLEVVEAHILSPRNVIKPLSLCVMLEPIEGCDLVAKLRG from the coding sequence ATGATGCTGAGTGAGAACGAGCGCAAGGTGCTCCAGGAGCTCATAATAAACTCCAGAGCCACGGACACAGAGGTCAGCAGCAGGACGGGCATATCCACCACAGGTGTGGGAAAGATAAGAAAGAAGCTCGAGAACAGCAGACTCATACGCAGGTACGTGCCCCATCTTTCCCTCGAGAAGCTGGGGTTTGAGAGCATCGTGCTGCTCGTGCTGAGAATAGAGGACACGGAAGATGCACTCTCGCTATTTGACAGTCCCAACCTAATCTCCGCTCTCAGGCTGTGCACGAGCGAGCGCACCCACCTCGCCCTGTATGCCTTCAAAGACACCATGCAGGCAAGTCATTTCGTGCACTCCCTGCGCAGAGAGAACTACGGCACCCTCGAGGTGGTGGAGGCTCACATTCTCTCGCCAAGGAACGTGATAAAGCCACTGAGCCTGTGTGTGATGCTGGAGCCCATAGAGGGGTGCGACCTCGTGGCAAAGCTCAGGGGATGA
- a CDS encoding redox-regulated ATPase YchF: MGVLRIREVALAGKPNCGKSTFFKAATLANVEIANYPFTTIDANIGISSVRVDCPCLELDERCGQCREGARFVPVGLIDVAGLVHDAHKGRGLGNAFLDRLREASSIVHVVDASGSTDAEGNPVGVGSHDPLEDVDILERELTYWMMQILVRGWDRLARRVQAEHTKIEHVIAEQLSGVGVSQAHVRAAISELGLPSDKPAAWHEHELLDLCDYLRSVSKPMLIAANKMDTAPEENLKRLKELHYTVVPTSAEAELVLRMAERAGLIEYVPGDGDFRITGTPTEKQLRALERVGELLERFGSTGVQECLNRAVLELLGLIVVYPVEDEAKWTDKDGRVLPDAFLMPRGSTPRDLAYEVHTELGEGFLYAVDGRTGRRLGESYELKSGDVIKIVAVK, from the coding sequence ATGGGGGTGCTGAGGATACGAGAGGTTGCCCTTGCTGGAAAGCCAAACTGCGGCAAGTCCACATTCTTCAAGGCAGCCACGCTGGCCAATGTGGAGATTGCCAACTACCCATTCACCACCATTGATGCCAACATAGGAATCAGCTCGGTGAGAGTGGACTGTCCTTGCCTCGAGCTGGACGAGAGGTGCGGACAGTGCAGAGAGGGTGCAAGGTTCGTGCCCGTGGGGCTGATAGATGTGGCAGGGCTTGTGCACGATGCCCACAAGGGCAGGGGGTTGGGCAACGCATTTCTCGACAGGCTGAGGGAGGCAAGCTCCATTGTGCACGTGGTGGATGCGAGCGGCTCCACCGACGCTGAGGGGAATCCCGTGGGTGTGGGGTCCCACGACCCGCTGGAGGACGTGGACATTCTGGAGAGGGAGCTGACGTACTGGATGATGCAGATACTCGTCAGGGGATGGGACAGGCTCGCAAGGAGGGTGCAGGCAGAGCATACTAAGATAGAGCATGTGATTGCAGAGCAGCTAAGTGGTGTGGGGGTGAGTCAGGCACACGTGAGGGCAGCCATCTCAGAACTCGGGCTACCTTCCGACAAGCCTGCCGCATGGCACGAGCACGAGCTGCTTGACCTGTGTGATTATCTGCGCTCTGTATCAAAGCCCATGCTGATTGCCGCCAACAAGATGGACACGGCACCAGAGGAAAACCTCAAGAGGCTAAAGGAGCTACACTACACGGTGGTGCCCACCAGCGCAGAGGCAGAACTCGTGCTCAGGATGGCGGAGAGAGCGGGACTCATCGAGTACGTGCCGGGTGATGGTGATTTTCGCATCACTGGCACACCCACCGAAAAGCAGCTCAGGGCACTCGAGAGAGTAGGGGAGCTGCTGGAGCGCTTTGGCTCCACGGGCGTGCAGGAGTGCCTCAACAGGGCTGTGCTCGAGCTTCTCGGGCTCATCGTGGTGTATCCCGTGGAAGATGAGGCTAAGTGGACCGACAAGGATGGAAGGGTGCTGCCAGATGCCTTCCTCATGCCAAGGGGCTCCACGCCCCGCGACCTCGCATATGAGGTGCACACCGAGCTTGGAGAGGGGTTTCTGTATGCAGTGGATGGACGCACTGGAAGGCGGCTTGGAGAGAGCTACGAGCTTAAGAGCGGCGATGTGATAAAGATTGTGGCTGTGAAGTAG
- the pspAA gene encoding PspA-associated protein PspAA — translation MIVRLMGEGQYVLPDEDVEVLNEIDNEIVRAIERGDEKGFEEGLARLIFEVRHRGEPLAGDILRPSDVVVPPEDLTFEEAKAIFTGEGIIPD, via the coding sequence ATGATAGTCAGGCTGATGGGCGAGGGGCAGTATGTGCTTCCCGATGAGGACGTCGAGGTGCTAAATGAGATAGATAACGAGATCGTGAGGGCAATAGAGCGGGGGGATGAGAAGGGTTTTGAGGAAGGGCTTGCAAGGCTCATCTTTGAGGTCAGGCACAGAGGCGAACCTCTGGCAGGGGACATTCTCCGACCCTCTGATGTGGTGGTGCCACCCGAGGACCTCACCTTCGAGGAGGCAAAGGCGATATTCACAGGTGAGGGCATTATACCTGACTGA
- a CDS encoding ATP-binding cassette domain-containing protein has translation MLLVDGIVKEYEVDSRRIRALDGVSFKVDDGEILGIIGRSGGGKSTLMRILKGIEPFDGGVIDLDQRQITPDSSEGEMKWLQWATAIHLQRSFGLWTESALENVMRRLYANRYGYEALPPKDSDEYEELARSAEKYLAMVGLLHKKHHMAFVLSGGEKQRVLLARQLAKNPRLLLLDEPATMTCPKTKQEVLDTILKVREETQIPIVLVSHLPEVIAYVSDRVLWLEEGKVRAKGEPLEVLREFLSEMPPAAPLPPMRSDETLLRGNGLAKRYRLLSAGEVLNMRDIGISVRRGEILGIVGNSGGGKTTLMKMLAGVLSPDAGSVQFNLDGRWVELTTYSRERMEVRRRLGIMYQEFALSPHSTLLTQIAFRLGVKGPKAVEEARKRAVEMGIGDMLLDSLYVLMDMQPDEVRERLREMGLEPEVFTRLFPAFPAIEARKYAEPVFEALGLSLDILDCTSEHLSGGEKVRAMLALQMASNPELLILDEPFGDIDPITLREVANYMKRLNAERGTSFIIVSHHMDFMKEIAHRVVWIESGRIKAEGDPKEVCNTFIRRSGAKYLEWNIERIMEGVHGKTA, from the coding sequence ATGCTGCTTGTAGATGGCATCGTGAAGGAGTATGAGGTGGACTCAAGGCGTATCAGGGCTCTTGATGGTGTCAGCTTCAAGGTGGACGATGGGGAGATACTGGGCATCATAGGAAGGAGTGGAGGAGGCAAGTCAACGCTCATGCGCATTCTCAAGGGGATAGAGCCCTTTGATGGAGGAGTGATAGACCTCGACCAGCGTCAGATAACGCCCGACTCCTCCGAGGGGGAGATGAAGTGGCTTCAGTGGGCAACGGCCATCCATCTGCAGCGCTCGTTTGGACTCTGGACTGAGTCTGCGCTGGAAAATGTGATGCGCAGGCTCTATGCAAACCGATATGGGTATGAGGCACTGCCACCAAAGGACTCTGATGAGTATGAGGAGCTTGCTCGAAGTGCAGAGAAGTATCTTGCAATGGTGGGGCTCCTCCACAAGAAGCACCACATGGCGTTTGTGCTCAGCGGCGGTGAAAAGCAGCGCGTGCTGCTCGCAAGGCAGCTTGCCAAGAACCCGAGGCTTCTGTTGCTCGATGAGCCCGCCACGATGACGTGCCCCAAGACCAAGCAGGAGGTGCTCGATACCATCCTCAAGGTGAGGGAAGAGACGCAAATCCCCATCGTGCTGGTCTCCCATCTGCCGGAGGTGATTGCCTATGTCTCGGACAGGGTGCTCTGGCTGGAAGAGGGAAAGGTGAGGGCAAAGGGAGAGCCCCTTGAGGTGCTGCGGGAGTTTCTCAGCGAGATGCCGCCCGCTGCCCCACTACCTCCCATGCGCTCAGATGAGACGCTCCTGAGGGGCAATGGGCTTGCCAAGCGCTACCGTTTGCTGAGCGCTGGCGAGGTGCTCAACATGAGGGACATCGGCATCTCTGTGAGAAGGGGTGAGATTCTTGGGATAGTGGGCAACAGCGGTGGTGGGAAGACCACGCTCATGAAGATGCTCGCTGGCGTGCTCAGCCCAGATGCGGGCAGCGTGCAGTTCAACCTCGATGGCAGGTGGGTGGAGCTCACGACGTATTCCCGCGAGAGGATGGAGGTCAGAAGAAGGCTCGGTATAATGTATCAGGAGTTTGCCCTTTCCCCTCACTCCACCCTGCTCACCCAGATTGCCTTCAGGCTTGGTGTGAAGGGGCCAAAAGCCGTGGAGGAGGCAAGAAAGAGGGCAGTGGAGATGGGGATTGGCGATATGCTGCTTGACTCCCTGTATGTGCTCATGGACATGCAGCCCGATGAGGTGCGGGAGAGGTTGAGAGAGATGGGGCTTGAGCCAGAGGTGTTTACGAGGCTCTTTCCGGCGTTTCCCGCCATCGAGGCGAGAAAGTATGCAGAGCCCGTGTTCGAGGCGCTCGGACTTTCCCTCGACATCCTCGACTGCACATCAGAGCACCTCTCTGGAGGGGAGAAGGTGAGAGCGATGCTCGCCCTTCAGATGGCATCCAACCCAGAGCTGCTCATTCTGGACGAGCCCTTTGGGGACATCGACCCCATCACCCTGCGGGAGGTTGCCAACTACATGAAGCGGCTGAATGCCGAGAGGGGAACCTCATTCATCATCGTGAGCCATCACATGGACTTCATGAAGGAGATTGCCCACAGGGTGGTATGGATAGAGTCTGGAAGGATAAAGGCAGAGGGGGACCCTAAGGAGGTGTGTAACACATTCATAAGGAGAAGCGGTGCCAAGTATCTGGAGTGGAATATCGAGCGCATCATGGAGGGTGTGCATGGCAAGACAGCTTGA
- a CDS encoding transcriptional regulator, whose product MGADREPASLLERVIALLKAAGFSTSDRVSTRPRSFDVAARRDDVLLFLKCLYNIDSLSREAAAELRRLAQYLLGSALVVGERARNHPIERDVVYMRHGVPVVNFDTLYDYLIEDTPPLIQSEPGGLYASVSGERLRELRIRRNMSIGFVAQILGVSRRTVKKYEDEDMKLSVDVAIKLEELFEAPLVVPIDILRPQKAVEVPPRESDMVEGDVPTRLLIDFLRRIGFDVLPTRQAPFSALSKETLFTVLTGVTRRYSQSLVRRARLMSSISEVAGTESVCMVEGEPKTQHIERTAIITTQELRRVDEPLDLLSLIHERVGKN is encoded by the coding sequence ATGGGTGCAGATAGAGAACCAGCGTCCCTGCTCGAGAGAGTGATAGCCCTGCTGAAGGCAGCAGGCTTTTCCACCTCGGATAGGGTAAGCACGAGGCCAAGGAGCTTTGACGTGGCTGCTCGGAGAGATGACGTGCTGCTCTTTTTAAAGTGCCTGTACAACATAGACTCCCTGAGCAGGGAGGCTGCCGCCGAGCTTCGCAGGCTCGCCCAGTATCTTCTGGGCTCTGCCCTCGTGGTGGGCGAGAGGGCGAGAAACCACCCCATCGAGAGAGATGTGGTGTACATGCGCCATGGCGTGCCCGTGGTGAACTTCGATACGCTGTACGACTACCTAATCGAGGACACACCGCCCCTGATTCAGTCAGAGCCCGGGGGGCTCTATGCGAGCGTCAGTGGCGAGAGGCTGAGAGAGCTTAGAATCAGGAGGAACATGTCCATTGGCTTTGTGGCTCAGATACTCGGGGTGTCGAGGAGGACTGTAAAGAAGTATGAGGATGAAGATATGAAGCTCTCCGTAGATGTGGCAATAAAGCTGGAGGAGCTCTTCGAGGCGCCACTGGTGGTGCCCATAGACATCCTGAGGCCCCAGAAGGCAGTTGAGGTGCCCCCACGTGAGTCAGACATGGTGGAGGGGGACGTGCCCACAAGGCTCCTCATAGACTTTCTGAGAAGGATTGGATTTGACGTGCTGCCCACGAGGCAGGCGCCCTTTTCTGCTCTCTCAAAGGAGACCCTCTTCACAGTGCTCACGGGTGTCACCCGGCGATACAGCCAGAGCCTCGTTAGACGGGCAAGGCTCATGAGCAGCATCTCGGAGGTAGCTGGCACGGAGTCCGTGTGTATGGTGGAGGGAGAGCCCAAGACACAGCACATCGAGAGGACGGCCATCATCACCACACAAGAGCTAAGGCGGGTTGATGAGCCGCTCGACCTGCTGTCTCTGATACACGAGAGGGTGGGAAAGAACTAA
- a CDS encoding DUF362 domain-containing protein, giving the protein MSVVWYKDARAASPEESQPEVIRRHLPEMLEGIERGDVVAVKFHPGEWGNTTHVRPIVIRAVVDVLKELGARPFLTESTTLYGGMRFNGPELIEVASANGFNLASMGAPFVVADGLRGDDGVSIPVGGSEIDEIEVASACAKCDYMVVVSHAKGHPASGYGGAIKHLGMGCLTKAGKRKVHEVCIPSVDEDLCTGCRKCIQMCPWGAISIHPESKRAVIDPQRCAGELSCQSACAFGAIVEPEGSRERMQVRLGEAAVGPIRALKRRIFYINWAYELTAGCDCFAYSDAPFVEDVGMLFSQDPVALDRATIDLVNKSTFLHDYAHANVQKERLSTIWDISPYIHLESAERLGAGSSLYTLEEI; this is encoded by the coding sequence GTGAGCGTGGTGTGGTACAAGGATGCAAGAGCGGCATCACCAGAGGAGAGCCAGCCAGAGGTGATACGGAGGCATCTTCCCGAGATGCTGGAGGGAATCGAGAGGGGAGATGTCGTTGCCGTGAAGTTTCATCCCGGTGAGTGGGGCAACACCACCCATGTGAGACCCATAGTGATAAGGGCAGTGGTGGATGTGCTAAAGGAGCTGGGCGCAAGGCCATTTCTCACAGAGAGCACCACGCTGTATGGGGGTATGCGGTTCAATGGGCCCGAACTCATCGAGGTGGCATCCGCCAATGGCTTCAACCTCGCCAGCATGGGAGCACCATTCGTGGTAGCAGATGGGCTCAGAGGGGACGATGGGGTCAGCATACCCGTGGGCGGAAGTGAGATAGATGAGATAGAGGTGGCAAGTGCATGCGCCAAATGCGACTACATGGTGGTGGTATCCCATGCCAAGGGGCACCCTGCCAGCGGGTATGGAGGAGCCATAAAGCACCTTGGGATGGGGTGCCTCACAAAGGCAGGTAAGAGGAAGGTACACGAGGTGTGCATCCCAAGCGTGGACGAAGACCTGTGCACGGGCTGTCGGAAATGCATACAGATGTGTCCATGGGGAGCCATCTCCATCCACCCAGAGAGTAAAAGGGCCGTGATAGACCCACAGAGGTGTGCTGGAGAGCTCTCATGCCAGTCGGCGTGTGCCTTTGGAGCCATTGTGGAGCCAGAAGGGTCGAGGGAAAGGATGCAGGTTCGGCTGGGCGAGGCGGCGGTGGGCCCCATAAGGGCGCTCAAGAGGAGGATATTCTACATCAACTGGGCATATGAGCTGACGGCTGGATGCGACTGCTTTGCATACTCCGATGCCCCGTTCGTGGAGGATGTGGGGATGCTGTTCTCCCAAGACCCCGTGGCGCTCGATCGGGCAACCATTGACCTCGTGAACAAGAGCACGTTCCTTCACGACTATGCACATGCCAATGTGCAAAAGGAGAGACTGAGCACGATATGGGATATCTCGCCATACATACATCTTGAGAGCGCAGAGCGGCTTGGAGCTGGAAGCTCCCTGTACACGCTCGAGGAGATTTAG
- a CDS encoding PspA/IM30 family protein, whose amino-acid sequence MPVQVGVVRRMGILSRMGLIVKTKASKLLDRYEDPREVLDYSYEKQLELIREVRKGIARVATSKKRLEIQKRKLEAQMEKLDVQARRAVEMGKEELARVALERKIALRSQISQLDGEIATLTAEQQRLEHTHGKLAQKIELFRARKEVLKARYTAAEAKSEVAESLSGISEEMADVGLALERAEEKTEQMSARAEALDELMESGVLDDLSVREDDIDSKLEELSASAELERELERLKSEAKED is encoded by the coding sequence TTGCCCGTACAAGTTGGAGTGGTGAGGCGCATGGGGATACTGAGCAGGATGGGGCTCATCGTGAAAACAAAGGCAAGCAAGCTTTTGGATAGGTATGAGGACCCGAGGGAAGTGCTGGACTACTCCTATGAGAAGCAGCTCGAGCTGATAAGAGAGGTTAGAAAGGGCATTGCACGGGTTGCCACGTCGAAAAAGAGGCTTGAGATCCAGAAGAGAAAGCTGGAGGCTCAGATGGAAAAGCTCGATGTACAGGCAAGAAGGGCTGTGGAGATGGGTAAGGAAGAGCTTGCAAGGGTCGCCCTCGAGAGGAAGATTGCCCTGCGCTCCCAGATATCACAGCTCGATGGAGAGATAGCCACGCTCACCGCAGAGCAGCAGAGGCTGGAGCACACCCATGGCAAGCTTGCCCAGAAGATAGAGCTCTTCAGGGCAAGAAAGGAAGTGCTCAAGGCGAGGTACACTGCAGCCGAGGCGAAGAGCGAGGTGGCAGAATCCCTCTCTGGCATCTCTGAGGAGATGGCGGATGTTGGGCTCGCACTGGAGAGGGCAGAGGAAAAGACAGAGCAGATGAGTGCAAGGGCAGAGGCACTGGACGAGCTAATGGAGAGCGGCGTGCTGGATGACCTCTCCGTACGTGAGGACGACATCGATTCCAAGCTCGAGGAGCTATCGGCGAGTGCAGAGCTCGAGAGGGAGCTTGAGCGGCTAAAGTCTGAGGCTAAGGAGGATTGA